The proteins below are encoded in one region of Lonchura striata isolate bLonStr1 chromosome 1, bLonStr1.mat, whole genome shotgun sequence:
- the LOC116183281 gene encoding LOW QUALITY PROTEIN: zinc finger protein 783-like (The sequence of the model RefSeq protein was modified relative to this genomic sequence to represent the inferred CDS: deleted 2 bases in 1 codon): MSPHEGLAARTGVLLWVVMSRPPRLLALGATQCWRCRYPVPADCGSAGPGGRAAGVGGGGGTGAAPVAEPLPVPVGGSARRSALPPLPARCRPARRRRMRFPGCPWLLGGAAGPGPRRHRQRPRSRPRPGPAPRSPPPPGPSPSPRPGRRGPAQLRGAMAEWAPAQVQEWNMEAPHLMPLQPPLLPERAHVREAQLHSAEASLWTVVATVQAMERKIDLLATRLLSLEGRSGTAEKKLLDCEKTAMEFGNQLESKWAVLGTLIQEYGLLQRRLENVENLLKNRNFWVLRLPPGPRGEVPKVPVTFVDIAVYFSAEEWKNLEEWQKELYNNLVKENYEALLSLDGAISRSEAQPRSERGDGPCVPEQRELEQRELPPDTCAESLISTSDILSRIKQEVAFVGEQQFPEERGMPPDPCAGADALITAHDFLSWIKQEEEPCVREPWELPEREMLPPGPAPASEGLLVKTEERCPHAEPPEEVGLPGSSGELLFPGTGFGTPEGQAAVPAAVALPAQHRLGKAPGPEAGPGADAGGGPAAPPGPAEERPHGCAECGKSFSGKKSLRIHQRSHAAERPYPCAECGKSFNCHSGLVRHQMIHRGERPYKCSECGKCYSRKEHLQNHQRLHTGERPFACAQCGKSFIRKQNLLKHQRIHTGERPYQCPACGRSFRYKESLKDHQRVHGAEAGPPPLPPPGILPPGD, translated from the exons ATGTCCCCGCACGAGGGTCTTGCGGCCAGGACGGGGGTCCTGCTGTGGGTGGTCATGTCCCGTCCCCCACGGCTCCTGGCCCTCGGTGCCACCCAG tgctggaggtgcCGGTACCCGGTGCCAGCGGACTGTGGCAGCGCCGGTCCCGGCGGCAGAGCCGCCGGTGTGGGTGGCGGTGGCGGTACCGGGGCCGCGCCGGTGGCGGAGCCGCTGCCGGTGCCGGTAGGCGGCAGTGCTCGGCGCTccgcgctgccgccgctccccgcccgctGCCGCCCAGCCCGGAGGAGGCGGATGCGATTCCCCGGCTGCCCGTGGCTGctcggcggggcggcggggcccggcccg CGCAGGCACCGAcagcggccccgctcccggccccggcccggccccgctccgcgctcgccgccgccgcccggccccagccccagcccccgccccggccgccggggcccGGCCCAGCTCCGCGGGGCCATGGCCGAGTGGGCGCCCGCCCAG GTGCAGGAGTGGAACATGGAGGCCCCTCACCTGATGCCGCTgcagccgccgctgctgccggaGCGCGCGCACGTGCGGGAGGCGCAGCTCCACTCCGCCGAGGCCTCGCtctggaccgtggtggccacggTGCAGGCCATGGAGAGGAAGATCGACCTCCTGGCCACGCgcctgctcagcctggagggcCGCTCTGGCACGGCCgagaagaagctgctggactGCGAGAAGACGGCCATGGAATTTGGGAACCAGCTGGAGAGCAAGTGGGCCGTGCTGGGCACCCTCATCCAGGAGTACGGGCTGCTCCAGCGGCGCCTGGAGAATGTGGAGAACCTGCTGAAGAACAGGAACTTCTGGGTGCTGCGGCTGCCCCCCGGCCCCCGGGGCGAGGTCCCCAAG GTGCCAGTGACATTTGTTGACATCGCCGTCTACTTCTCAGCGGAGGAGTGGAAGAACCTGGAGGAGTGGCAGAAAGAGCTGTACAACAACCTGGTGAAGGAGAACTACGAGGCTTTGCTGTCCCTGG ATGGGGCCATCTCCAGAAGTGAGGCCCAGCCCCGCAGCGAGCGCGGGGACGGGCCCTGTGTCCCCGAGCAgcgggagctggagcagagggagctgccGCCGGACACCTGCGCGG AGTCGCTGATCTCCACCTCCGACATCCTGTCCCGGATCAAGCAGGAGGTGGCCTTCGTGGGGGAGCAGCAGTTCCCGGAGGAGCGGGGGATGCCTCCAGACCCCTGTGCAG gcGCGGACGCCCTGATCACCGCGCACGACTTCTTGTCGTGGATCAAGCAGGAGGAAGAGCCCTGCGTCCgggagccctgggagctgcccgAGAGGGAGATGCTGCCCCCgggccctgctcctg CCAGCGAGGGGCTGCTGGTGAAGACGGAGGAGCGGTGCCCCCACGCCGAGCCCCCCGAGGAGGTGGGTTTGCCGGGCAGCTCCGGGGAGCTGCTCTTCCCCGGCACGGGCTTCGGGACCCCCGAGGGACaggcggcggtgccggcggcgGTGGCCCTGCCGGCGCAGCACAGACTGGGCAAAGCTCCGGGCCCCGAGGCGGGCCCGGGGGCCGATgccgggggcggccccgcggcgccgccgggccccgccgagGAGCGGCCGCACGGCTGCGCCGAGTGCGGGAAGAGCTTCAGCGGCAAGAAGAGCCTGCGGATCCACCAGCGCAGCCACGCGGCCGAGCGGCCCTACCCGTGCGCCGAGTGCGGCAAGAGCTTCAATTGCCACTCGGGGCTGGTGCGGCACCAGATGATCCACCGCGGCGAGCGGCCCTACAAGTGCTCCGAGTGCGGCAAGTGCTACAGCCGCAAGGAACACCTGCAGAACCACCAGCGGCTGCACACCGGGGAGCGCCCCTTCGCCTGCGCCCAGTGCGGCAAGAGCTTCATCCGCAAGCAGAACCTGCTCaagcaccagcgcatccacaccggggagcgCCCGTACCAGTGCCCCGCCTGCGGCCGCAGCTTCCGCTACAAGGAATCGCTCAAGGATCACCAGCGGGTCCACGGCGCCgaggcggggccgccgccgctgcccccgccCGGGATCCTGCCCCCCGGCGACTAG